The segment GAGCCGATCGATACAATGACATAGCCACATGCTTGGGTTGCCAGTCACCGTCGCGGCATTGCGTGATATAATGCACCCAGCGATGCTGTAATCACCAGGCCGTCAAAGAGGACCATGGCTCGAGCGGAAATAGGTAGCGGTCGCCACGGTTGATATTTGTTTTCTGTTGAGGATTGCCATGGTCATTCAACATCCTAATTACTGGAGGGATCAACAATGGAAGAATCAATGGTTACTATGACAACGACCGCCTTTTCTTTAGAGGGTTACACGGTGGTAAAAGAATACGGAGTCGTGAGAGGAATCGTCGTGCGCTCTCGGTCAATCTTTGGGACGATTGGGGCTTCACTCCAAACACTTGTCGGTGGAAACATCACTTTGTTTACGGGGTTGTGTGAGAAATCAAGAGGAGACGCC is part of the Dehalococcoidia bacterium genome and harbors:
- a CDS encoding YbjQ family protein; amino-acid sequence: MEESMVTMTTTAFSLEGYTVVKEYGVVRGIVVRSRSIFGTIGASLQTLVGGNITLFTGLCEKSRGDAFAMMLQHAKEKGDNAVIGVRYDASQVMGGVSEVLCYGTAVLIEKNK